The DNA region AATCGGCAGGATTCTAGAAGGTGACATGGAAGCTGGGACACTTATGACCCATCTGGTATCGATTTAAAAAGGGTGAATCACTTGCTTACCACTATCAACTAACCTAACAATAACTCAGGGGTGCTGTATTTACAACTAGCTAGTGCGAATAAACTACGCATAGAACCATAAAAAGCGAGCACCATCCATGGCTCGGCGGTTATTACTATGGAGGAGGCTGGTGATTGGGTGGCAATACCGTACCGTACCGTACCGCTGGCAATCGCAGGGGCACATGGCGGTACGGCTTCGATAACGACATTCCACGGCAGAAACAGAGTCAGTCAACATCCagcctctttttttttttttttttcaatatTCTTCGTCTTTTACTACTTGTCAAATATTCTCTTTCACGGATCTGCTGCATCGTAAAAGATTCCTTGTATTCTTCCTTATTGACCCTCCCCCCTTCATACTCCATCCCTCTTACCGACTCCCGCGATTGGAGAACAGGAAAAAAAGCGGTTCCTCACCAACCTTAGCAAAAATTCCAAACAGAACAGCCCTGGATGCCGTTATAATCCAGCATCCTCTTTAATCATGTTGCAGGTCGAGAAGCAATGGATTAATGTGCAGCAGAAGACATTCACCAAATGGTCAGTCGCATTTTGTTTATCGTGGGCCCCCTCTTCACCCCCTCCGTCCCTCCCCTGCCCCTCAAACGAAGCGCTGGGGAGCCTGTTCCTAATTCTGCATTGTGTTGCTCTCTCTCTTAACTGATATGGAGAAAGACTTGTTTGCTAACTATTGCTACTCTGTAGGCTTAATGACAAGATCAAGGTTCGAAATGTCTTTATCGATGATCTCGTGGTCGACCTCTCCGACGGTGTGAGTCCTCTCCTCCATACCTCGATCGTCCCCGGATAATTTCAGCTTGAACGAAGGTTGACCGTTGCTCTCCTAggtcatcctcatccacctCCTGGAAATCCTCGGTGCAGAGTCGCTGGGTAAATACGCCTCGAGACCCAAGCTCCGCGTGCAGAAATTCGAAAATGTCAACAAGAGTCTCGATTTCGTTAAGGGAAGGGGGATCCAAATGACCAACATTGGAGCGGAAGATGTGGTTGATGGAAATAGGAAGATTATCTTGGGTCTGATTTGGACGCTTATTTTACGGTTCACCATCAGCGATATTAACGAAGAGGGTATGACCGCCAAGGAAGGTCTGTTGCTGTGGTGTCAGAGAAAGACGGCTTGCTACGACGGCGTCGAGGTTCGCGATTTCTCTACAAGCTGGAACGACGGCCTGGCGTTCTGTGCCCTCCTCGATATTCATCGTCCCGACCTGATCGACTACGATGCTCTCGACAAGAGTGATCACCGCGGAAACATGAAACGTGCTTTCGATATTGCGGCCAACGAAATTGGTATCCCCGATCTGCTCGATGTCGACGATGTTTGTGACGTTGCGAGACCCGATGAGCGTTCGCTGATGACCTACATCGCCTACTGGTTCCATGCCTTTTCTCAGCTGGAGAGAGTGGAAAATGCCGGTCGTCGTGTGGAGAAGTTTGTCAACAACATGCACGGAGCGTGGGAGATGCAGAACTCGTACGAACGACGAATGAAAGAACTCATCCGCACGATCCGGGGGCAACGTGATGGATGGAAGAACTCTTCCTTTGAAGGGACCTACAAAGACGCCAAGGAGCAGGCTCGCCAATTCTCGCTTTACAAGAGAAACCACAAGCGTCAATGGGTTGCAGAGAAATCGGACCTGGCCGCTCTCCTCGGCAACATTAAAACCAAGCTCAGTACCTACCGGCTGCGTGCCTACGAACCCCCACCGGAGCTTACCCCAGACGCCTGCGACCAGGAGTGGGAGTTACTGACAAAGGATGAGCATGAACGTAGTCAACTCATCAACGAGACCATCCGAGATATCAAGAACGCCCTGCGTCGCTCCTTTGCGGACAAAGCCAATGACTTCGCCCTTACCCTGAAAACCCTCTCTCTTGCCATTTCCGGTCTCGACGGTGATGTAGAAGATCAATTAGCGCATGTCCAGAGGCTCAACGACAACATCCCTCCCCTCGATGCCTTCTTAGAGACCATTGCCGCAATAGATGAGCAGTGCGCGGAAGCCAACATTGAAGAAAACGACTACACCACATACACCCTAGACGAACTCTCGTACGAGCTGAGCCTGGTCAAATCCAGCATCTCCAAGAAACTAGCGTTCCTGGACAACCAGCTTGTGGCCCGGAACATGACGAACCTGACACCAATTCAGCTGGAGGAATTTGAATCTGTATTCCGGCATTTCGACCGCGACTCGTCCAACACACTGCAAGAGCTGGAATTCTCCGCTGCTTTGGCCAGTTTGGGTCTTGTGTACGATGAGGACGAGATGCATGATGTTTACGTTGAGACGTGTGGACCCGCTCGGCTTCAACAGAATGCTGGCGTCAGTTTCGAGCAGTTTATTCGGTTTATGGTCAGTGTCACGGAGGATCAGAACACGGCAGAGCAGGTTTTCCAAAGTTTCAAGGAGGTTGCAGATGGAAAGGTATGTTTAGTCCGCCCTGGGGAAATTGAGAAACTAACATGCGCCTTGCAGCCCTATGTCACAGAAATCGATCTTCGACACTCCCTAATTCCGGACGAAGTTATTGAACACCTTGTCCAGACAATGCCGCCGCATGATGGTCCCGATCTTATGGAAGACAGAGATCTTCCGAAGTACGACTACATCAGCTTCATGGAGAAGTTAATGGAagccaacaacaacaatgatGGCATGAGCGGGGTGTCTGCCAACGGAGATTAACTGCATTACTCTTTTCGTCCAGCATTTTCGGTTGTTCAGGTTCTCGTTTTGTTTTACTTCATCTTTTTTTGGGTGCTCTATGGGTGTTCTCTGGAGCTAGGAGGGTTTGGCTCTTGACTGGCGACGACATTGATCATGCAtacctctttctttttcgttGCATTGTTAGAGTTTCTGGTTTTCTGTCTGACATGTTCATTCTTTATTTGGTGCCTTATATCCGAGCTCATGGGATGACTATTCTGTATGCCACACTTGGGGAAATGGGGGTAATAGCTAAAAACAATAGAAATCATGACAATGGTATCTGCCATACTGCTTGTACAGATTGACCTTAAAATAGAGCGTAGAGCGTAAAGTGGTCCAATTGGCATTtatatcacgtgacatgATAGCGggaatcaatgaagcgcggTGGAGCTTGTTTGTTCCTCGCCAGCTACTCGATTTCTCCCATCAAGCCGCGCAAGCCATTGCTTTTACCACGATACATTATCACCTTTGGATTATTATTTAACTTTCTCCATCCTCACCTCGACCCTCTTGCAACGCGTCCAAGATGGACCGCACCTTGGACGAGATCATTGCCGAGCGTCCTGTATGTCCCAACAGCTCTGCACCGACAAACGACGACAAACTAACGGCCCAGCAGCAGAGACAATCCCAGAACCAAAACCGTGGTGGTCGCCGCCCTCAGGGCCGTCGCCGTGATGGCGTGAAAAAGGTATTgcctcctttttctcttcataGGGGACTTGCGCTGACTTGTCGGGTTTCTGGAATAGGTCCTCCCTCCTGTTCTCTTTTCGAgctttcctcctcctctaCCTCTAT from Aspergillus chevalieri M1 DNA, chromosome 2, nearly complete sequence includes:
- a CDS encoding alpha-actinin, sarcomeric (f-actin cross linking protein) (COG:Z;~EggNog:ENOG410PIF3;~InterPro:IPR011992,IPR002048,IPR014837,IPR018247, IPR001715,IPR001589,IPR036872;~PFAM:PF08726,PF00307,PF11971;~go_function: GO:0005509 - calcium ion binding [Evidence IEA];~go_function: GO:0005515 - protein binding [Evidence IEA]): MLQVEKQWINVQQKTFTKWLNDKIKVRNVFIDDLVVDLSDGVILIHLLEILGAESLGKYASRPKLRVQKFENVNKSLDFVKGRGIQMTNIGAEDVVDGNRKIILGLIWTLILRFTISDINEEGMTAKEGLLLWCQRKTACYDGVEVRDFSTSWNDGLAFCALLDIHRPDLIDYDALDKSDHRGNMKRAFDIAANEIGIPDLLDVDDVCDVARPDERSLMTYIAYWFHAFSQLERVENAGRRVEKFVNNMHGAWEMQNSYERRMKELIRTIRGQRDGWKNSSFEGTYKDAKEQARQFSLYKRNHKRQWVAEKSDLAALLGNIKTKLSTYRLRAYEPPPELTPDACDQEWELLTKDEHERSQLINETIRDIKNALRRSFADKANDFALTLKTLSLAISGLDGDVEDQLAHVQRLNDNIPPLDAFLETIAAIDEQCAEANIEENDYTTYTLDELSYELSLVKSSISKKLAFLDNQLVARNMTNLTPIQLEEFESVFRHFDRDSSNTLQELEFSAALASLGLVYDEDEMHDVYVETCGPARLQQNAGVSFEQFIRFMVSVTEDQNTAEQVFQSFKEVADGKVCLVRPGEIEKLTCALQPYVTEIDLRHSLIPDEVIEHLVQTMPPHDGPDLMEDRDLPKYDYISFMEKLMEANNNNDGMSGVSANGD